A window of Candidatus Cloacimonadota bacterium contains these coding sequences:
- the nuoF gene encoding NADH-quinone oxidoreductase subunit NuoF, with protein MKNKNIIIKVGLASCGIAAGGLEVYEKIENFLQKNGIDAELKKTGCIGMCYVEVLVEIEDEFGKTMYGNVDDANIDEILQSHLVSKSPKKDKIVFSDNFGGSETEILGLQTRIVLENCGDIDPESIEEYQEKDGYQAIEKVIKEMSPEEVIQEMKDSGLRGRGGAGFPTGLKWQFAHNAESDKKFLVCNADEGDPGAFMDRSVLEGDPHRMLEGMIIAAYAIGADEGYIYCRAEYPLALKRLRIAIKDAEGKGFLGNNIFDSDFNFKINIYEGAGAFVCGEETALLSSIEGKRGMPNLRPPYPASSGLWGYPTNINNVETLANVPWIIRKGAEEFAKFGTEKSKGTKVFALTGKIKRGGLVEIPMGMSLREVIFKVGGGILDDKKFKAVQLGGPSGGCIPDSLLDTPVDYDSVTATGAIMGSGGMVVMDETTCMVDMARFFLNFTQDESCGKCTFCRIGTKRMLEILQRITEGKGKETDIKLLEELSVKIKAASLCGLGQTAPNPVLTTIKYFRNEYEDHINNKHCTAGSCKALITYKIKDNCIGCEMCKRVCPVDAISGEKKGIHTIDQEKCTKCGACYDTCKFDAIEII; from the coding sequence TTGAAAAATAAAAATATAATAATAAAAGTTGGACTTGCCAGCTGCGGTATTGCAGCCGGTGGATTGGAAGTTTACGAAAAAATAGAAAATTTCCTGCAAAAAAATGGCATTGATGCAGAACTCAAGAAAACAGGATGTATCGGGATGTGTTATGTTGAGGTTCTGGTGGAAATTGAGGATGAATTCGGTAAAACCATGTACGGGAATGTGGATGATGCAAATATTGACGAAATACTTCAATCGCATCTTGTTAGCAAATCTCCCAAAAAAGATAAAATCGTTTTCTCGGATAATTTTGGCGGTTCGGAAACAGAAATACTCGGACTGCAAACAAGAATTGTCCTTGAAAATTGTGGCGATATTGACCCGGAATCTATCGAAGAATATCAAGAAAAAGATGGTTATCAAGCCATCGAAAAAGTGATAAAAGAAATGTCTCCGGAAGAAGTAATTCAGGAGATGAAAGATTCGGGACTTAGAGGAAGAGGTGGTGCCGGATTCCCTACCGGATTAAAATGGCAATTTGCTCACAATGCCGAATCGGATAAAAAATTTCTCGTTTGTAATGCTGACGAAGGTGATCCCGGTGCATTTATGGACAGAAGTGTGTTGGAAGGGGATCCGCACAGAATGCTCGAAGGAATGATCATTGCCGCTTATGCAATCGGTGCGGATGAAGGATACATTTACTGCAGAGCAGAATATCCTTTGGCTTTGAAACGCCTCCGAATTGCCATAAAAGATGCAGAAGGAAAGGGATTCCTCGGTAACAATATTTTTGATTCGGATTTCAATTTCAAAATAAATATTTATGAAGGTGCCGGAGCATTCGTTTGCGGAGAAGAAACTGCACTGCTCTCTTCTATCGAAGGAAAACGCGGTATGCCGAATCTTCGTCCTCCATATCCGGCAAGTTCGGGCTTATGGGGTTACCCGACAAATATCAATAACGTAGAAACACTTGCCAATGTTCCTTGGATCATTCGAAAAGGAGCAGAAGAATTTGCAAAATTCGGAACGGAAAAAAGTAAGGGAACCAAAGTTTTTGCACTTACCGGAAAGATAAAACGCGGTGGACTGGTTGAAATTCCTATGGGAATGAGTCTCCGAGAAGTTATTTTCAAAGTTGGGGGTGGAATCTTGGATGATAAAAAATTCAAAGCCGTTCAGCTCGGTGGACCATCCGGCGGTTGTATACCTGATAGTTTGCTGGATACACCGGTTGATTATGATTCTGTAACTGCCACCGGTGCAATTATGGGTTCAGGTGGAATGGTTGTCATGGACGAAACAACTTGCATGGTGGATATGGCGAGATTTTTCCTAAACTTTACTCAGGATGAATCTTGCGGAAAATGTACTTTTTGCAGAATCGGGACAAAGCGTATGCTGGAAATACTCCAAAGAATCACAGAGGGAAAAGGTAAAGAAACCGATATTAAATTACTCGAAGAATTATCGGTAAAAATTAAAGCAGCTTCTCTTTGCGGTCTTGGACAAACAGCACCGAATCCGGTTCTAACAACTATCAAATATTTCCGAAATGAATATGAAGATCATATAAACAACAAACATTGCACTGCTGGTTCTTGCAAAGCATTGATAACTTATAAAATAAAAGATAATTGTATCGGATGTGAAATGTGCAAACGAGTTTGCCCGGTAGATGCTATCTCCGGTGAGAAAAAAGGAATTCACACAATAGATCAAGAAAAATGCACCAAATGCGGAGCATGTTATGATACATGCAAATTTGATGCAATTGAAATAATTTAA
- a CDS encoding FAD-dependent oxidoreductase, which translates to MNDIIKIKLNGKEVSGKSGQTILDIAKEHNIEIPTLCHDDYLKPSGSCWVCVVWVKDKGFVPSCATEINEGMEIETDSKDVLATRKMALELLLSDHYADCIAPCSIACPAHIDVQGYIALINNGEYHEATKLIKERLPLPLSVGRICPAFCEKECRRQLVDKPIAIRQIKRYAADKDLEDPANTFMPEIKPNSGKEVVIIGAGPAGLTAAYYLTKEGHKCTIFEAMPKNGGMMRYGIPEYRLPKEVLDKEISLIEKMGVEIKNNLELGKDFTLQFLYKGYDAVFLGMGAWQAVSLRMEGEDLENCYLGIDFLRKVTEGEITKLKGTVAVVGGGNTAIDAARTSRRLGAEKVMIVYRRAEEQMPAEDIEIADAKEEGVEFHLLQNPTKIIGKDGKVNGLQCVKMRLGEPDSSGRKRPIAIENSEFIIKIDHLIPAISQKPVVNYLEEDSSIINSKKIVITRWNSIGVNEKTKQTNIEKIFSGGDVVRGPSTVVESVADAYYAAYSMNQFLAGKEVAPLKEKFNSKKAESVKEINPEEYAEYEKADRVKSSMLKPADRIGNFKEVEKTFTEREVREETARCIECGCEVNQTCALRQYATDYEVIVSKYMGELNKHPIDDSHPFILRDSNKCIDCGRCIRTCLDIQGVGALGFINRGFGTLVAPEFNESLLNTSCESCGKCIDVCPVGALTSRNTQMKTAPIPLEKVATTCTLCGDGCSVNYFTNSNKIFKAEARKDELTGQNICFNAHFGFEVLQSAERLTEPMIRVDNELVEVSWEKAYDFIQDNSNKIGIGSALFSNGNFTNEELYLIDQVAKKFDISRKYSWSLNDSAVADKIGINYSPNPITDLQKTDLIVLIGDISPALGIKIIKAVKDGKKLLVINSKENKFTKIADHFIKTDNYIEILNDFAKIFVEYRHHNVEYIVSSVENFVEYNHGLQKVQHSREFEKYVKLISDYKVLFTYSESYLDYNTQNAVINLSTLKGNIGEVGTGIITSSEISNKSTLLSYGFESPKQITSIKSAIMLGEDPLYKNEMQRYEWLNNLEFLVVADCFLTETAKMADVILPLATFIETNGSIFSNNIIRKVNKVIEPICSKDNIEILSPLIGKSVSLNDIEKEIENIPADQNEQFRLKIQEGKSQKISMEFNKEPSFHQAKVGMNSVRERINKFKKILS; encoded by the coding sequence ATGAATGATATAATTAAAATAAAATTAAATGGAAAAGAAGTTTCAGGAAAAAGTGGTCAAACGATTTTGGATATTGCGAAAGAACATAATATTGAAATCCCCACACTTTGCCACGATGATTATTTAAAACCCTCCGGTTCTTGCTGGGTTTGTGTAGTTTGGGTAAAAGACAAGGGATTCGTTCCATCCTGTGCAACTGAAATAAACGAAGGTATGGAAATCGAAACAGACAGTAAAGACGTGCTTGCAACGAGAAAAATGGCACTCGAACTCTTATTGTCCGACCATTATGCTGACTGCATCGCACCATGTTCTATCGCATGTCCTGCACACATTGATGTTCAGGGCTATATCGCACTGATAAATAATGGAGAATACCACGAAGCAACAAAATTGATAAAAGAGCGATTACCCTTACCACTTTCTGTAGGTAGAATTTGCCCGGCATTCTGTGAAAAAGAATGTCGAAGGCAGCTTGTAGATAAACCAATCGCAATAAGGCAAATAAAACGCTATGCCGCTGATAAAGATCTTGAAGATCCTGCAAATACTTTTATGCCTGAAATAAAACCAAACTCGGGAAAAGAAGTTGTCATCATCGGAGCTGGTCCAGCTGGTTTAACTGCTGCTTATTATCTCACCAAAGAGGGACATAAATGCACAATATTTGAAGCAATGCCAAAAAACGGTGGGATGATGCGATACGGAATTCCCGAATACCGTTTACCCAAAGAAGTTCTTGATAAAGAAATTTCCCTGATTGAAAAAATGGGAGTTGAAATAAAGAACAATCTTGAACTTGGCAAAGATTTCACCCTGCAATTCCTTTACAAAGGCTACGATGCAGTTTTTTTAGGGATGGGCGCCTGGCAAGCAGTTAGTCTGCGAATGGAAGGCGAAGACCTCGAAAATTGCTATCTCGGAATTGATTTCCTTAGAAAAGTTACTGAGGGTGAAATAACAAAATTGAAGGGAACCGTGGCAGTTGTTGGCGGTGGAAACACTGCTATTGATGCAGCGAGAACTTCCCGCCGACTTGGAGCCGAAAAAGTTATGATCGTTTATCGTCGTGCTGAAGAGCAAATGCCAGCCGAAGATATTGAAATAGCAGACGCAAAAGAGGAAGGTGTAGAATTTCATCTCCTGCAAAATCCCACAAAGATTATTGGTAAAGATGGAAAAGTCAACGGATTGCAATGCGTTAAAATGCGACTCGGCGAACCGGACAGCAGCGGAAGAAAAAGACCGATCGCTATTGAAAATTCTGAATTTATAATTAAAATTGATCATCTTATTCCTGCGATAAGCCAAAAACCGGTCGTAAATTATTTGGAAGAAGATTCTTCTATTATTAATTCAAAAAAAATAGTTATCACAAGATGGAATTCGATTGGAGTAAATGAAAAAACAAAGCAAACTAATATCGAAAAAATTTTTTCCGGTGGCGATGTTGTGCGCGGACCTAGCACTGTGGTAGAATCTGTTGCAGACGCATATTACGCAGCATATAGTATGAATCAATTCCTTGCGGGAAAAGAAGTAGCTCCTCTAAAGGAAAAATTCAATAGCAAAAAAGCTGAGAGTGTAAAAGAAATTAATCCTGAAGAATACGCTGAATACGAAAAGGCAGATCGAGTGAAATCTTCCATGCTTAAACCAGCGGATAGAATTGGTAATTTCAAAGAAGTTGAAAAAACATTTACTGAAAGAGAAGTTAGGGAAGAGACAGCACGTTGCATCGAATGCGGCTGTGAAGTAAATCAAACCTGTGCTTTGCGCCAATATGCTACGGATTATGAAGTAATCGTTTCAAAATATATGGGTGAATTAAATAAGCATCCGATTGATGATTCGCACCCATTTATTTTGAGGGATTCCAACAAATGTATAGATTGCGGACGATGTATCCGCACCTGTCTCGATATTCAGGGAGTAGGTGCTCTCGGATTTATCAATCGTGGTTTCGGAACTTTGGTTGCCCCGGAATTTAATGAATCGCTTCTAAATACTTCATGCGAAAGTTGCGGAAAGTGTATTGATGTTTGCCCTGTTGGTGCTCTCACATCTAGAAACACGCAAATGAAAACTGCACCGATTCCCCTTGAAAAAGTTGCTACAACCTGTACTTTATGTGGAGATGGTTGCAGCGTGAATTATTTCACAAATAGTAATAAAATATTTAAAGCCGAAGCTAGAAAAGATGAGCTAACCGGACAGAATATATGCTTCAACGCTCATTTTGGCTTTGAAGTTCTTCAATCTGCCGAGCGACTTACTGAACCGATGATTCGTGTTGACAATGAATTGGTAGAGGTTTCGTGGGAAAAGGCTTATGATTTTATTCAAGATAATTCAAACAAAATAGGAATCGGCTCCGCCCTCTTCTCAAACGGAAATTTCACGAATGAAGAGTTATATCTGATTGATCAAGTCGCGAAAAAATTTGATATTTCTCGTAAATATTCATGGAGTTTGAACGATTCGGCAGTTGCTGATAAAATAGGAATTAATTATTCTCCAAACCCCATAACTGATTTGCAGAAAACGGATCTCATTGTGCTCATCGGTGATATTTCACCCGCTCTCGGAATAAAAATTATTAAAGCAGTAAAAGATGGAAAAAAATTGCTTGTTATTAATTCCAAAGAAAATAAATTTACCAAAATTGCAGACCACTTTATTAAAACAGACAATTATATTGAAATTCTTAATGATTTTGCCAAAATCTTTGTTGAATATCGTCATCACAATGTGGAATATATTGTAAGCTCTGTTGAAAATTTTGTTGAATACAACCACGGTCTGCAAAAGGTACAGCATTCCAGAGAATTTGAAAAATATGTAAAACTAATTTCAGACTACAAAGTATTATTCACCTACTCAGAAAGTTATCTTGATTATAACACGCAAAACGCTGTTATCAACCTTAGTACTCTCAAAGGAAATATTGGTGAAGTGGGCACAGGAATAATTACTTCTTCGGAAATTTCCAACAAATCAACTCTTCTGTCCTATGGTTTTGAATCTCCCAAACAGATTACCTCAATTAAATCTGCTATAATGCTTGGCGAAGACCCCTTATATAAAAACGAGATGCAAAGGTATGAATGGCTAAATAATCTGGAATTCCTCGTGGTTGCAGATTGTTTCCTTACCGAGACAGCCAAAATGGCTGATGTGATTCTTCCGCTTGCGACATTTATAGAAACAAACGGTTCGATTTTTTCGAATAATATTATTCGAAAAGTGAACAAGGTTATTGAGCCGATTTGTTCAAAAGATAATATTGAAATCCTCTCCCCTTTAATCGGTAAATCAGTCTCTCTAAACGATATTGAAAAAGAAATTGAAAACATTCCAGCCGACCAAAATGAACAATTCAGGCTGAAAATCCAAGAAGGGAAATCCCAAAAAATATCAATGGAATTCAACAAAGAACCTTCATTTCATCAAGCAAAGGTCGGAATGAATTCCGTGCGAGAAAGAATTAAT